The genomic region AGAGATATATTCGATAGATAATTTTGACGAGAGGATCGCTGAGCTGCGTTCGGAGGTTGAGGAGCTTTCCAGGAAACGGCGCGTAGCGGCGAAAGTTCTCAGTGTCGTCCGTGTTGCATCCTCCGCAAGAATGAGCAAAGCGATCGCCTCCGAACTTTCCGAGCTCGGGATGTCGAAGACGAGTTTTATGGTGGAGGTCAGAAACCGCGATGAGGAGCTTTGGGATGAAAATGGCGGAGATGCTGTGGAATTTCTTCTTGCGCCGAACGTCGGTGAACCGATGATGCCACTCGCCAAAATAGCATCGGGAGGGGAGCTTTCAAGGGTCATGCTGGCCGTAAAATCGGCGCTTTCCGAACGCGGAAATCCGACGGCAACATCCATATTCGATGAGGTGGACAGCGGCATCGGAGGCAGGGTGGCCGATGTGGTGGGGAAAAAACTCAAGAAGGTTTCCAGAAACAAACAGGTCATATGTATTACGCACCTGCCGCAGGTAGCCGTCTATGGCGATGCCCACATCAGGATTGCCAAGGGAGTAAAAAAGGGGAGAACGGTCACCTCGCTATCTACCCTTAAAGATGCTGAAAGGGTGGATGAAATTGCACGGATGCTGGGCGGCGAAAAGATAACCGAGGCGACGATCGCTCATGCAAGCGAGATGTTTCGGTCGGCTTCGCGAAGTCAGTCTGGAGGAAAATAGTGGATTTGGAACCAGTAGTTGAAGAGGCCTTCGCGAGGCTCGAGGAGGAAGGGGTTGACGCCTTCGAGGTCGCCGGAATTTCTGAGCAGACGCTCTCGGTTGAGGCTAAGAGACAGATGGTCGAATCTTTCGAGAGGTCTTTATCCGCAGGGATTGCTCTGAGGGTCGTTTATAGAAAAAGGCTCGGATGGTCATCCACGATGGACCTTTCCTCGCCGGAGATCAAAAAGGCGGTGAAAAGCGCGGTGGATTCCGCCAAATTTTCCGCCGAAACGAAAGAGGCGGTGATCGCTTCTCCGCAGGTTCCTTCCGGCGATTTTGCGGAGAGGGTAGGGCGCTCCTTTTCGGAAATTTCCGATGATGACAAGATTGACCTTGCCCTCTCGCTCGAGAGTGCCGCGATAGCTTCGGACAGCAGGATATCAAGAGTTCGTTCGCCGAGGTACGAAGAGGTTACATCCGCTGTCTTCATCAGAAATTCAAATGGCATCTCTGCCAGCGGAAGGCGTTCGATGGCGTATCTGACCCTTCAGGCCATAGCGACCGATAAAGGGGGGTCTGAATCTTCGTACGAAATTGGTTTCTCACCGCGTTTCGAGGACCTCGAACCCAAGGCGGTTGCCGCAAGCGCTGCCGCCCGTGCGATAAGGAAGCTTGGTTCTCGGGGAATGAACAGCGCGTTTCTTCCGGCGGTTTTTGAAAATCGTGCGGCGGCTTCGCTGCTAGGTGTTCTTGCGCCGGCATTTTTTGCCGACAACGTGCAAC from Myxococcales bacterium harbors:
- a CDS encoding TldD/PmbA family protein, whose amino-acid sequence is MDLEPVVEEAFARLEEEGVDAFEVAGISEQTLSVEAKRQMVESFERSLSAGIALRVVYRKRLGWSSTMDLSSPEIKKAVKSAVDSAKFSAETKEAVIASPQVPSGDFAERVGRSFSEISDDDKIDLALSLESAAIASDSRISRVRSPRYEEVTSAVFIRNSNGISASGRRSMAYLTLQAIATDKGGSESSYEIGFSPRFEDLEPKAVAASAAARAIRKLGSRGMNSAFLPAVFENRAAASLLGVLAPAFFADNVQRNKSPVAKRKGEMVYSELIDIIDDGLLPGGFASFPFDGEGIPSQKTTIVHGGRIVSWLYDGPRAAIDGAKSTGNCRRTGIVKTPSIGVTNCFIKAGSSSLKSMVSSAKKGLFVTDLLGVHTANPITGDFSLGAEGIAIEDGVLDSPVRGITIAGNVHDIFRDVVAVGNDFVQKGAYASPSIMVKSISIGG